The genomic window ACAAAAGATCCAAGACAAGGTAATGAGGAGTCTATAATTGTTTTAAGCAGATCGATGTAAGAAAAACCGTTTGTTATCAATTGTGCAGTTCTTGCTGCATCGGATAATAGGCCGCCGATGCCTAAAGAATCATTTGTAACCATACTTTGGCCCCTGCAAATATGGGCCATATCATTTATCTCGGCACTGAGATCGAATTCAGACAGCTGTTTGAAATTTCTGGCCGCCGCCTGCAGCTCACTGTAGGTTATGAAACCGTCGAGTGGGTCATGCTGTCCCATGGCAAAAACAAGAGGATAGGTAAGGTCAATGCTCATTTTCCAGTGCATTTGCTTTTGGTGGTTTGAAGATGGGGCATAGGTAAAACTGGCATGAGCAGCTTGTGCTAGCTCAATTGCCCATCGCAAATAGCTTGGGTTTCCAGAAACTTGACTAACTCGGTTTAAAGCGTGCATCCACTTTGTCAGGTAATGGTAGTACTGTCCATCTTGGTCCCATTCTATGCTCTCATCGAACCGTTCATTATGTTTGCGCTCAGGCAGCGGCTTTCCAATCCTGAGGCCTCCTTTTGTGGGATGTAGTTCCCCTTCACCCTCGTCAAAGCCGCTGATCCATCCTGAGCGGGGATCGTCCGCACGATGTTTGCCTAATGTATGGTGCACCTGGTTAACTAACTGAAATGCGAGATTTAAATAAGTTTTATCATCCGTCTGGCGGAAAAGTTCAAGGAAATTACAGACTGCAAATGCATCTGTCCATAAATAACGTCTAGGATTTGGCCTAACTGGTTCAAGGCCAGTTGAACTTGCAAAATCAAGCATAATTTCTTTAACTGAATCAAGATCCGTTTTTTGCATATTTTTCACCAAAATTTTATCATACCTATTTATCAATTTTGGCATACTTATAATTTGCCGTGCTTTAAATGAGTTATTTTTATTTTATGGGATTTATTAGGCAGTATTTTTTATTTATATTGTATAAAAATAGATTTTTTTTAATTTTTGGTTATAAATTGATATTTAAAACAGGTAGGTGGAAGAAAAAATAATTTTTGTAAAATAAGTGTTTTAATGTGTTATTCTGGGTATAAATTTCTTAGGGCATCTTTAAATGGCGATGGCCATAGACCACTTCTATCGTCCATTTCTTTAAGTGTTAGCCATTCTTTTGTCCATGTAAGCTCATTAAAATCATTCCATGTATTCTTACTTTTTCCTGTTACAAGATCAACATAAACATATTCAGTTATTTTATGGTCTACATCGTTATAGTAATATACAGGTACTTTCCAGATTTTTTTGCCATCTATAGTTACTTTACTAGGTTTCCCAACTCTAGCATTCTCTGACAGGCATTCGGAATGAATATCAGCAATATACTGTGCTTTCAGTTCATTCAGTGACCT from Methanobacterium veterum includes these protein-coding regions:
- a CDS encoding glycoside hydrolase family protein, giving the protein MQKTDLDSVKEIMLDFASSTGLEPVRPNPRRYLWTDAFAVCNFLELFRQTDDKTYLNLAFQLVNQVHHTLGKHRADDPRSGWISGFDEGEGELHPTKGGLRIGKPLPERKHNERFDESIEWDQDGQYYHYLTKWMHALNRVSQVSGNPSYLRWAIELAQAAHASFTYAPSSNHQKQMHWKMSIDLTYPLVFAMGQHDPLDGFITYSELQAAARNFKQLSEFDLSAEINDMAHICRGQSMVTNDSLGIGGLLSDAARTAQLITNGFSYIDLLKTIIDSSLPCLGSFVAGNSLDLPAGYRLAFRELGLSIGLKGVEKMHGLIKENPDVFNNSLQQGVESLLRYKPAGESIDQFWIINENRKYSSWTDHKDINMVMLATSLAPDEFLRI